One Rissa tridactyla isolate bRisTri1 chromosome 4, bRisTri1.patW.cur.20221130, whole genome shotgun sequence DNA window includes the following coding sequences:
- the LOC128909002 gene encoding RNA-binding Raly-like protein, giving the protein MTLFGSGDAGWRYLDMAREPKPSRARLGQKRQHGSSLYHSNCDLDYDLYREDFPYRVYEYQKIPPLINRIPVKARRTHVGAGSKSSLSPQPGARSSTSSTAGRTKLRAEELHSIKGELSQIKAQVDSLLESLDRMDQRRERLTGSKESEKKRVEAGAESPSPAGESSREPRGKEGMGGDGHSDLRNIDSAEEEEEEEESTDTEEAVKNHMSDPEGSQ; this is encoded by the exons aTCTGGACATGGCCAGGGAACCCAAGCCAAGCCGGGCCAGGCTGGGCCAGAAGCGGCAGCACGGTAGCAGCCTGTACCA CAGTAACTGTGACCTGGACTACGATCTCTACAGGGAGGACTTCCCGTACCG AGTGTACGAGTACCAGAAAATCCCCCCCCTCATTAACCGCATCCCGGTCAAGGCCAGACGAACTCACGTGGGAGCGGGAAGCAAAAGCAGCCtgagcccccagcccggggcgaggagcagcaccagctCCACGGCGGGACGGACAAAGC TGCGAGCCGAAGAGCTGCACTCCATCAAGGGGGAGCTGAGCCAGATCAAGGCGCAGGTGGACAGTCTGCTGGAGAGCCTGGACCGCATGGACCAGCGGAGAGAGCGTCTCACGG GGTCCAAGGAGAGCGAGAAGAAGAGGGTAGAGGCGGGGGCAGAGTCGCCATCCCCAGCGGGAGAGAGCTCACGGGAGCCCCGGGGCAAGGAGGGGATGGGAGGCGACGGGCACAGCGACCTGCGCAACATCGacagcgccgaggaggaggaggaggaggaggagagcacagACACGGAGGAGGCG GTGAAAAACCACATGTCGGACCCCGAGGGAAGCCAGTAG
- the EXOSC6 gene encoding exosome complex component MTR3: protein MPLDHRRVRGPEESQPPELWGGTRKDEEEDEDEAPRDPCALRPLFARAGLLSQAEGSAYLELGGGTKVLCAAWGPREAGELGATGGGQLLCEFRRAPFAGRGARWRPGTATEREAEREAAAALREALEPAVRLSRYPRARLAVSALLLQDGGSALAAAISAAALALADAGVEMYDLAVGCALCRSPGPAAPWMLQPAEPEERRAVARLTVALLPALNQVSAVLGGGQGSPPDTWAQALRLGIDGCHRLYPVLRQSLLRAARRRDAAAATTA, encoded by the coding sequence ATGCCGCTGGATCACCGCCGGGTGCGGGGTCCGGAGGAATCGCAGCCCCCGGAGCTGTGGGGGGGAACgaggaaagatgaggaggaggatgaagacgAAGCCCCCAGGGACCCCTGCGCCTTGCGGCCGCTCTTCGCCCGGGCCGGGCTGCTGAGCCAGGCGGAGGGCTCGGCCTACCTGGAGCTGGGCGGTGGAACCAAGGTCCTCTGTGCCGCCTGGGGCCCGCGGGAAGCTGGCGAGCTCGGGGCCACAGGAGGTGGCCAACTCCTCTGCGAGTTCCGCCGGGCCCCCTTCGCCGGCCGCGGGGCTCGCTGGAGGCCGGGCACGGCGACCGAACGGGAAGCGGagcgggaagcggcggcggcttTGCGGGAAGCCTTGGAGCCGGCGGTGCGGTTGTCCCGTTACCCGCGGGCTCGGCTGGCTGTCagcgctctgctgctgcaggacggTGGCTCGGCGCTGGCGGCCGCCATCAGCGCTGCCGCCTTGGCCCTGGCCGATGCCGGGGTGGAGATGTACGATCTGGCGGTGGGATGCGCCTTGTGCCGCTCTCCCGGTCCGGCTGCTCCGTGGATGCTGCAACCTGCAGAGCCCGAGGAACGTCGCGCCGTGGCCCGGCTCACCGTGGCTCTGCTGCCCGCTCTCAACCAAGTGTCGGCAGTGctggggggcgggcagggcagcccTCCCGACACCTGGGCGCAGGCCCTTCGACTCGGCATCGACGGCTGCCACCGCCTCTACCCTGTGCTGCGGCAGAGCCTGCTGCGGGCCGCCCGGCGCCgcgatgctgctgctgccaccaccgccTGA